Within Lentimicrobium sp. L6, the genomic segment TTGAGTGGCACAGTTACATCGGTATAGGTGGCACAACATGAGTCAGCCTATCCATAAATCATCGTGGAATTGTTCGATATATTGAATTTTCATCTTTTTGGGCTGATTGAATTGGGCAAAACTTTCATTACTGATTTTTTCATGATTCAAGAAGAGGACTTCTACTGATTCTTCTTGATTAGCTGCCATTTTCAGCCTTAGCTTCATTTCTTTTAGTGTTTTGTTCAACAGCCAACGTTTTCTCTTTTTAATCAATTGAAGGCTTCTGTTGATGGAGAAATGTTTTCCGGCTTTCTTTGAGAAATATTTTAGCTGATAGGAATCCTCAATTTTTTCAAAATAAATGCTCGCTTTAAAATAGTCCTCTGTATAGCCAATTCCTAACAAATGAATATCTCTGCCCGTTTTTCCAGCAGCATATTCGTAATCGGCTTTAATGAGCGCGTAGGACTCAGTAGAAACATAAACCCTGCCTATATATTCCCCTCCACTTTTTGGAGTGAAATCTATAATAAAAACATCTTCTCCATTTACTCTGGTTCCTCCAGTTAAAGTGTATTTATATTTCCCTGGGCTATAGAGGAATTCCCATTCATCAGTATTTTCAATGCTTGAGTATTCTAACCAATACCTAATGCTCGATCTCATATATCTGGTGCTGCTACTGTCATTGGAAATTGGAGTTTCGGTAATGCTATCATTTTCTTCTTCTTGGATATCTAGCTTTTGGCCAAAGATCCCACTTTTTATTTTCCAATATTCTTCTTCTCCTGTATCTTTAAATAGGTTTTCAAATATTTTACCTATTTGTTCAAACTCAGCAATATCTTCTTCTTTTAAAGAGACCGTACGTTTTGGATCTACTTTTAAGCTGTCACTTTTGCCTTCGAAAAAGTAAAGGTTTCCCAAAAAGTCAGTGTAAGAAGTAATATGTCTAGGAACTTTTTTTACCGTATTTTGTATTAAATCCTCATCAAGTTGATCAATGGATAGCTTCTTAACATTCGTACTGAGGTTTTCTATATCAGTAATATCTCTGGAACGAATAAAAACCTGATTATTTGAACTGATGTATTTATAGTTTTTGTCTTTGTTTTCAACTACCTTTTTGATGATATCTTTTGGGTTCGGAGGATTCCCATACACAAAAGCTTCACTCAAATTGATCATATCTTCTTCGAGATAAACAGTCATTTCAGGAGTGGTTTGGTTCACGAGTACCTTATGCGACTTGTATCCAATAAACTGAAAACTGAGCGTGTCTTGAGATGAGAAAGGAGATAGGTCAAATGAGAAACTTCCTTTTTCATTACTTACCGTTCCTTTGTATTTTTGAAGTATAACGATATTGGCATAGGGTAGTACTTCATTGGTGTTTTTATCAATGATGGAGCCACGAATAATATGGTTTTCTTCATTTTGCCCAAAAGAGATGAGGGTAACAAAAACAAAAATTGAGAATATTAAGCTGCGTTTTTTCATGTTTCTTAGACTGTTTTGAATTGTGATTAGTTACAGTGAGAATGTATTTTTATTCAAATGTATATGAAAAGTGGTGAGAATTTTGTGTTTTTAAATATTGTTCTGAGTTTGTATAAAAAATAATACCCATTATTTCCTCTTATTTTAGGAGGCAATTAAATATATTGATGTATTTATTTACTTAGTGTATATTCGATGTCTATTTTGCAGAACGAAGTGTTATAGCTGAGCAGCCTATTGTGATAATTATTAATACTTGTCTATTTCTGAGTAAATTAGCTAAAAATGTTTATTTTTGAATAATATAAGAACTCTTTTATGTCACGAAAAATAAACACTTCCTATTTAAAGACGCTTTGTTTGCTACTTATTATTTTCATGAGTAGTATAAGTATTGCTCAGGCTCAACTAACCATTATTAGTGATTCCACCGAGAATTATTATGGTTTTCCGGATATTGATTTTGAGATTGAAAAACTCAATAAATATCTAAAAACCACCAAGAAAAACCTCTCCAATAAATCGCAATCTGCATTGGTAGATAGTAATTTCAGAAAGCTAACCAAAAGGATTAATATTGAAGAGGAGGAGTTTGAAGATTATAATCATAAGAATTTATCCAAGTTCTTTTTGATCAATACCAATAGAATATGGGCGGGGTATGAGAGTCAGTTAAAGGGTTGGCAAACTTATATTTATGAAACCCTAAGCCAACTAGAAAAACAGACACTCTCTTTAAATGAGAAAAAGCAAAAGTGGCAAAGTACTGCAAAAAATATTGGTGATCAGAATGTTCCATTGTCTATTAAAGAAAGGATACAAAAGGTCTTGTCGGAGATTAAAACACTTCAAAAAGCCAATTATCAATATAGTATCAGACTGATTAACCTAGAAAATGACATCACTGATCAGCTGGTGGTGGTTGAGTCTGTTATTTTGGATTTGGAGGAGCTTCAGGAGAGTTATAGAACCAAATTATTTCAAATGTCAGAAGTAGCTATTTGGAATATTGGTCTTAAAGACTCATTTGAAGGTACCGCCTTTGCAAGGGTGAAAAAAGCATGGTACGAGAATACCAAGTCTTTTAATAATAATGCAGAAGTTTATTTACAGTACCTCAGCAGTTATGTTTTTGCTTGTCTCTTCATTTTGGCTCTCATTATCTTTTTAAGATTCCGATATATTAAGATTTTCGGCTCGGATCATAAGTCTTTAAAATCCGATATTAACTATATTTTGATTGCAAAGCCCTATGCCAGCGCTTCAAGTTTATTCATTTTGTTCTTCTTTATTACTTTTCGAAATATTCCTTTAGCCTTAACTGGGATCATGGGAATGTTATTATTGATAAACATATATTCGGCTTCTTTCTCCTATACAAAGAAACAAGGGAAATCCATTTTAGTACGTTTCATTATCCTAATGCTTTTGAATAATATAGAAGTTTTATTCTGGTATTTTGGTCATTATTCTAGACTATATATTTTATTGGAGACCACTTTAGCTGTTGTTTTCACTGCAGGCTATTTAACCACTAAATTTACAACACAAACCTTACCAAACCTTCGTTTTAGAAAAGCAATTTCCATCCTTCGGTATCCGGTGTTCTTTTTATTTTTGGCCAGTTTTATTGGAAATATTTTTGGTTTCTTAAACCTATCAGTCTTATTCCTGAAAATTGGCATACAAATTACTGCCGCTATTATTATCATCGTAGGATTATGGCATATGGTTTTAAGTTTGATAGAGATTATAAGCCACCTGATTCGTAATCATGAAAATCTTAAAGTACTCCATTATGTTCCGCTTTTTAAAAAGCGTTTGACGCAATTTCTTGGTGTTTTGTTTATGTATTTACTTCTCTATGTTATCTTGGCTATTCTTGAACTTGAAGCTCCTTTTGATGAGTTTATGGAAGATTTTTTTGAGATGGAGAGGCATTTAGGAGGGTTTGTGTTTACTTATCTGAGCATATTCCAATTTATAATTAGCATAGCTATCACCTATGGTTTGTATTCGCTTGTTGGAATTATTTTTGACAATAAAAACTTCAAGAAATCGCAATCCTTAAGAGGTATTCCTGCTGCTATTGGGATGACACTAAAAATTATTATTGGATTTAGTGGTGTTATGATTGCTCTTACAGCGGCGGGTTTCGATATGACCAAACTTAGTATTATCATGGGAGCACTAAGTGTGGGTATTGGTTTTGGTTTGCAAAATGTGGTGAATAACTTTATCTCAGGATTGATTCTGATTTATGAGCGTCCTGTGCAGGTTGGTGATATCATTGAAATAGGACCATTAATTGGAGAGATTAAAAGCATAGGTATTAGAAGTAGTAATATTAGAACCTATGATGGGTCTGAAGTGGTGGTGCCAAATTCTAATCTGGTTTCAGACCAATTGATCAATTGGACTTTATCGGATGATTATAAAAGGATAGAGATCATTGTTGGAGTTGCTTATGGTACCGACCCTAATAAAGTGATTGAAATTTTGAATAAGGTGGCTAGAGAAAGTGATATGGTGGTAAATCAGCCAGAACCACGTGTATTATTCAATGAGTTTGGTGATAGTTCTTTGAATTTCCGTTTGCTATTTTGGACTTTGTTTGATAATGGCTTACAGGCCAGAAGTGATATTTCGGTTTTAATAGCCGATGCTTTTGCTAAAAACAATGTTGAGATACCTTTCCCACAGCTCGATTTACATGTGAAGGAGGAGCAGGAGCAGGATAAAAAACTTCTAGAAACGGAGGATGGTTCTGGAGAGCCAAAGATGAAACGGGATGAAGGCTAAAAAAGCTTCTAAAATTACCTCTATTTATCAGGTACATATTTCTGTATTCCTTTTTGGATTTGCAGGTTTGTTTGGGAAATGGATCGGTTTAAATGCCATAACTATAGTGTGGGGGAGGGTGCTTTTTGCTTCATTGGCATTTGGAATGTGGTTTCTGGTGAAACGCGAAAATCCATTTCGAATTCCATTTAAGTCTTATATTTATTATTTCCCTTTGGGTGCTTTATTGGCCTTTCATTGGTGGAGTTTCTTTGCATCTATTCAAATGAGTACTGTTACCATTGGACTCATTAGCTTCTCGAGTTTTCCTATTTTTACTTCTTTACTTGAACCTCTCATTTTCAAAAAACCTTGGAAGTATTCTTGGTTTATCTTAGCCCTCCTCAGTTCTATTGGTATTTATTTGATTTTACCAGAATGGAATTGGGAATCTGAATATACAAAAGGCGTTTTTTGGGGCATCATGAGCGGATTGAGTTTTTCTTTTATCACCATTTTAAATCGCTATCTATTATTATATAAGACTTTTGGAAAAGAGAATTCTTCCATTGAGTTGACCTTCTTTCAAGATTTATTTGCCATGGTTTGTCTGTTTCCTTTATTATTTCTTTTTCCTGAAGATATAAATATAATGGCGTGGTCGCAATTGCTTTTATTAGGATTGGTGTTTACTGCTTTAGCTCACCTGTTATATATTAATGGATTGAAGAAAGTAGAAGCTAGAACCGCTTCCTTAATCTCCAATATGGAGCCAGTTTGGGGCATTTTATTTGCTGTTTTATTATTAGGTGAAAGTTTGAATGGTAAATTATTATTTGGTGGCTTTTTAATTCTACTATCAGCGATTTTGGCCAGTCGATTATCAAAAAAGGCAGGCTAAGTTTTTAATCGCTCCAATATTTTTTGTATATTAGATATGAATATGGTATAAGGTTTGTAAAATAATCACTGAAAAATAAAAATAATGAATACTTCAGTCAATAAACTAAGTCATTCTGCTGCGGAATTATTAAAGCAGAGAACTCAACTATCGGATAAAGAATTTCAATCTAAAATGGAGGGTTTAGTTGGTGATTTAGCTTTGTTATCGGAACGAACAGATATTAAAGCAGCTAACGAATTGGGCTTGATGGAAAAGATGAGCTTCGAAATTAGAACCCCTATGAATTCAATATTAGGCTTTACAGGTTTGTTGAAAGATAGCTATTTTACCTTAGAAGAGAAAGATGAGTTTATTTCATTAATTGAAAAAAATACGGAACAGCTGGTAGAACTTTTAAATGATTTAACGGATTTAACAAAAATTGAAAACTTACAGGTGAATGTGAGGATGGAGAAGTTTGAAATTAATGTTTTCTTATTGTCTTTTATTTCCAATTTTCAAGAATTGGCACAAAGTAAGAATATTGTATTGAGGAAAAAGACTAGTGCTAACCTAGCGCAAGATGCGTGTGTTTATACGGATCCATATCAATTGCGTAGAATACTCGATAATCTGCTTTCTAATTTGATTAAGTTTATTGACAATAAAAACATCACCTTAGAAGCTGAAGTTTCTGAAGGAAGCCAATTGGTTTTAAAGATTTCTAGTGATTTTACAGAGTTGCCAGAAACCATCAGTAGAAGTATTAAAAAGCATATCGAGCTTAGCGGAGAACAAGCTAGCTTCGATGGAACTGGTTTGAAGTTGACCCTTACTAAGGCTATGGTGGACTTATTAAATGGAGAAATAGAATTCAATACTTTGGAAGGCAAGGGAAGCCAATTTGTGGTGAAAATCCCAGTAAAGGTTTGTAATATGAATACTTAGATATTAAAAAAGCCTGCAATCGCAGGCTTTTTTAATTCATGGTTTTCTTTGTAATCTAATTAAAGCCTGTCAATAGACTCAAGAGTCTGCTCTAGAAAGTTTGATAATGAGACTTGCGATGAGCTGAATAACCATAAGTTTACTTTTGTAAATGCTTGTTTTCAGTGCAAGCCTAACGAAATTAGTGGATTTTATAGACAGACATTAATTAAGAGTAAATTTAATAGGCATTCTATACTGAACCCTTACCGTTTTTCCTCTTTGTTCTCCAGGCTTCCATTTGGGCATTGACTTAATGACTCTTAAGGCTTCTTGATCTAATTCATCAGAAACTCCTCTCATTAATTCTACTTCTGTAATGCTTCCATCTTTTTCCACCACAAAGGTTACAAATACTCGGCCTTCAATACCTTCTTTTTTGGCTTTCTCAGGGTATGTTACATTTTGCCCGATATAAGTATACATGGCCTTCTCTCCACCAGGAAACATGGGCATGGTTTCCACAACTAAGAAAGTTTCTTCTTTAGTGTCTGTTTCTGCTTCTTCGGTTTTTACTTCTTCTGGAACTTCTGGTTTTATAGGTTCTTGAGTTACTTCTTGTGGTTCATTAATTTCTTCCTTGGCTGAGTCCATGGTGCAACTCACAAAGGCTGGAGAAATGAATGCCATACTTAAAAATGCCATTAAAAATAAACGGCTCCACTTTTTGTTTTCTTTTTTTGTCATCATGATAAATCTATTTTTTAGAAATGTTTGATTGAAATGATTGCTGAGTAAATTAAATTCCACTTGGAATACTTGATTGAGCAATAATTGCTGATAATTGGAGATGTTTTTTGATTGGCTTAATACTTTTTCATCCACTGCATATTCATGTTGTAAACGCAGCTCTCTTTCCATTAAGAATAGGATGGGATTAAACCAAAAAGCAATTTGAAAGGCTTTGATCATAAAGATGTCAAAGCTATGCAGCATCTGAGTGTGAGATTTCTCGTGGGCGATAATTGAGGAATTATGTTGGTCCTCTTCTCTGATGAATATCCAATTGAAGAAACTGAAATTATGCTTGTTATTGAGGAATATTTTTTCTCCTACAAGCTCAGAAAATAGGGGTGAGGATTGTCTTTTTACATTAAAGACTGAAAGAATCTCCCATATAAACTTGACTAGGAAGACTCCTGATATGATGGCATAGGCCAAAAGTAGAATGGGGAGAATGGAAAAGGTATTTGTGCTTGTGCTGTTTAAAGTTGGGCTACCAATCACTATGGGTTCTAACTGAACTTGGTAAAGGATGACCTCATTCATAAAGCCAAAATCTAATAGAGGAATCATAAAAGAGCTGGCTAAGGAGACCAATAAGAAAATTCGGTTGAACAAGAAGTTCGAGTATTTGCGAAGCACGAGGAAATAAAATCCGAAAAGCAAGAACAAGCTCAGACCGGATTCTAGTGCATAAAGTAGAAAGCTATTCATCATCACCTCCTTTTTGTTTGTTTATTTCTGCGTCCATCATGGCTCTAATGGCTTCCATATCTTTAAGATCGAGCTTCTCTTGCCGGGTTAAAAAGGAAACCAAAGACTGGTAGGAGTTGCTAAAATAATTCTGCACAAAATTGCTGAAATACTTATCGGCATATTCTTTCTTACTCATAAGAGGATAGTATTGATGCGATTTTCCAAAGGCTTTATGGGCCACAAATTTCTTTTTCACCAAAATGCGAACAATGGTAGAAACGGTATTATAAGCCGGTTTAGGTTCAGGGAATTTCTCTATAATTTCATTGACAAAAGCTTCCTCCAAATCCCAAAGTATTTGCATGATTTCCTCTTCTGCCTTTGTTAATCTTTTGCTTTCCATATGCTATTATTTGTGAACTAATTTCTTAGTTGATAAATACAAAAATAATACCAGAATAGATCTTCCTATTTCTGGTGCGACAAATATATAACTAATTATTTAGTTTCACAACTAATTGTTTAGTTAATATGCTTTTTGCGACAAAGAGCTGTTATCGCTCCGAGCGATAACACCTCTTGTTAGAAGTTTTGTTTAAAGAAGCTAGATGCTTATTTCCAACGTTCTTTAGCCCATTCTTTTTGCTCCTCATCAGTAAGGAAAGTCCAAGCCACAAAACGACTTACTTTATTTCCTTGACCCATGGGAATGACCTTAATTTGTTTCGGACGGAATTTTTTAAGTGTTGCAATGGCATTTTTTACTCTACTCTCTCTGGAGATAAGGCTAGTAAACCAAAAGCAAGATTGGGCGAAATCTCTACTTTCTATCACCATGTTTTTTAGGAAAAACTCTTCACCACCTTTGCACCAGAGCTCATGACTTTGGCCTCCGAAGTTGAGCGGAGCTTCTATCTTTTTGCCTTTACTCAAGTTACTCACCTTTCTCTGGCTTGCCTCTTGTGCTTCTATGGCTGAGGAATGAAATGGAGGATTGCAAACGACCATATCGTAGCGTTCGTCTTTTTTAATGACTCCTCTGAAAATATTCTGATTATACTTTTGTAGCCTCACTTCTATATTTCCTTTTAGAGGAGGGTTGTTCTCGATGATTTTCTCTGCCGATTTAATGGATTTAGCATCAATCTCAGAACCTACAAAACTCCAACCATATTCCTGATGAC encodes:
- a CDS encoding carboxypeptidase-like regulatory domain-containing protein, which translates into the protein MKKRSLIFSIFVFVTLISFGQNEENHIIRGSIIDKNTNEVLPYANIVILQKYKGTVSNEKGSFSFDLSPFSSQDTLSFQFIGYKSHKVLVNQTTPEMTVYLEEDMINLSEAFVYGNPPNPKDIIKKVVENKDKNYKYISSNNQVFIRSRDITDIENLSTNVKKLSIDQLDEDLIQNTVKKVPRHITSYTDFLGNLYFFEGKSDSLKVDPKRTVSLKEEDIAEFEQIGKIFENLFKDTGEEEYWKIKSGIFGQKLDIQEEENDSITETPISNDSSSTRYMRSSIRYWLEYSSIENTDEWEFLYSPGKYKYTLTGGTRVNGEDVFIIDFTPKSGGEYIGRVYVSTESYALIKADYEYAAGKTGRDIHLLGIGYTEDYFKASIYFEKIEDSYQLKYFSKKAGKHFSINRSLQLIKKRKRWLLNKTLKEMKLRLKMAANQEESVEVLFLNHEKISNESFAQFNQPKKMKIQYIEQFHDDLWIG
- a CDS encoding DMT family transporter codes for the protein MKAKKASKITSIYQVHISVFLFGFAGLFGKWIGLNAITIVWGRVLFASLAFGMWFLVKRENPFRIPFKSYIYYFPLGALLAFHWWSFFASIQMSTVTIGLISFSSFPIFTSLLEPLIFKKPWKYSWFILALLSSIGIYLILPEWNWESEYTKGVFWGIMSGLSFSFITILNRYLLLYKTFGKENSSIELTFFQDLFAMVCLFPLLFLFPEDINIMAWSQLLLLGLVFTALAHLLYINGLKKVEARTASLISNMEPVWGILFAVLLLGESLNGKLLFGGFLILLSAILASRLSKKAG
- a CDS encoding HAMP domain-containing sensor histidine kinase, yielding MNTSVNKLSHSAAELLKQRTQLSDKEFQSKMEGLVGDLALLSERTDIKAANELGLMEKMSFEIRTPMNSILGFTGLLKDSYFTLEEKDEFISLIEKNTEQLVELLNDLTDLTKIENLQVNVRMEKFEINVFLLSFISNFQELAQSKNIVLRKKTSANLAQDACVYTDPYQLRRILDNLLSNLIKFIDNKNITLEAEVSEGSQLVLKISSDFTELPETISRSIKKHIELSGEQASFDGTGLKLTLTKAMVDLLNGEIEFNTLEGKGSQFVVKIPVKVCNMNT
- a CDS encoding BlaI/MecI/CopY family transcriptional regulator → MESKRLTKAEEEIMQILWDLEEAFVNEIIEKFPEPKPAYNTVSTIVRILVKKKFVAHKAFGKSHQYYPLMSKKEYADKYFSNFVQNYFSNSYQSLVSFLTRQEKLDLKDMEAIRAMMDAEINKQKGGDDE
- a CDS encoding TonB family protein yields the protein MIPLLDFGFMNEVILYQVQLEPIVIGSPTLNSTSTNTFSILPILLLAYAIISGVFLVKFIWEILSVFNVKRQSSPLFSELVGEKIFLNNKHNFSFFNWIFIREEDQHNSSIIAHEKSHTQMLHSFDIFMIKAFQIAFWFNPILFLMERELRLQHEYAVDEKVLSQSKNISNYQQLLLNQVFQVEFNLLSNHFNQTFLKNRFIMMTKKENKKWSRLFLMAFLSMAFISPAFVSCTMDSAKEEINEPQEVTQEPIKPEVPEEVKTEEAETDTKEETFLVVETMPMFPGGEKAMYTYIGQNVTYPEKAKKEGIEGRVFVTFVVEKDGSITEVELMRGVSDELDQEALRVIKSMPKWKPGEQRGKTVRVQYRMPIKFTLN
- a CDS encoding mechanosensitive ion channel family protein, whose amino-acid sequence is MSRKINTSYLKTLCLLLIIFMSSISIAQAQLTIISDSTENYYGFPDIDFEIEKLNKYLKTTKKNLSNKSQSALVDSNFRKLTKRINIEEEEFEDYNHKNLSKFFLINTNRIWAGYESQLKGWQTYIYETLSQLEKQTLSLNEKKQKWQSTAKNIGDQNVPLSIKERIQKVLSEIKTLQKANYQYSIRLINLENDITDQLVVVESVILDLEELQESYRTKLFQMSEVAIWNIGLKDSFEGTAFARVKKAWYENTKSFNNNAEVYLQYLSSYVFACLFILALIIFLRFRYIKIFGSDHKSLKSDINYILIAKPYASASSLFILFFFITFRNIPLALTGIMGMLLLINIYSASFSYTKKQGKSILVRFIILMLLNNIEVLFWYFGHYSRLYILLETTLAVVFTAGYLTTKFTTQTLPNLRFRKAISILRYPVFFLFLASFIGNIFGFLNLSVLFLKIGIQITAAIIIIVGLWHMVLSLIEIISHLIRNHENLKVLHYVPLFKKRLTQFLGVLFMYLLLYVILAILELEAPFDEFMEDFFEMERHLGGFVFTYLSIFQFIISIAITYGLYSLVGIIFDNKNFKKSQSLRGIPAAIGMTLKIIIGFSGVMIALTAAGFDMTKLSIIMGALSVGIGFGLQNVVNNFISGLILIYERPVQVGDIIEIGPLIGEIKSIGIRSSNIRTYDGSEVVVPNSNLVSDQLINWTLSDDYKRIEIIVGVAYGTDPNKVIEILNKVARESDMVVNQPEPRVLFNEFGDSSLNFRLLFWTLFDNGLQARSDISVLIADAFAKNNVEIPFPQLDLHVKEEQEQDKKLLETEDGSGEPKMKRDEG
- the rlmF gene encoding 23S rRNA (adenine(1618)-N(6))-methyltransferase RlmF: MPAKRKHPQVKSQLHTRNKHKERYDFEILVESCPELKPYVRANDFGDLSIDFANPLAVKMLNTALLKHFYKVDFWDIPEEYLCPPIPGRADYLLYAADLLAEKNYGKIPKGTKIKCLDIGTGANLIYPVIGHQEYGWSFVGSEIDAKSIKSAEKIIENNPPLKGNIEVRLQKYNQNIFRGVIKKDERYDMVVCNPPFHSSAIEAQEASQRKVSNLSKGKKIEAPLNFGGQSHELWCKGGEEFFLKNMVIESRDFAQSCFWFTSLISRESRVKNAIATLKKFRPKQIKVIPMGQGNKVSRFVAWTFLTDEEQKEWAKERWK